One stretch of Prunus persica cultivar Lovell chromosome G1, Prunus_persica_NCBIv2, whole genome shotgun sequence DNA includes these proteins:
- the LOC18793725 gene encoding uncharacterized protein LOC18793725 has product MIFWVKTTCLYYWIDLSQHEQTICKADLIKTKIEKGSILNKNKKPVIPAPTFVHCFHRQQLPFHCSYNSTLFHTPISLFLSLKHMIAAISPLHSATTVHAANPTRKHRSCEALCCSGNLGFRSSERRRWVNPTRMELLNRIIGGGGCFRDPSRREIKVEIDSGGEDVFAAHPKGSAVPEHLVIMVNGIIGSASDWRYAAEQFVNKLPDKVIVHRSECNSSMMTFDGVDMMGERLAEEVLAVVRNRSEVRKISFVAHSLGGLVARYAIGRLYERCPKSEPSGHNGNCLIEGHTNNLTQSLDKPHHGTIAGLEPMNFITFATPHLGSRGNKQLPFLCGLPFLERRASQTAHFIVGRSGKHLFLTDDDDGRPPLLLRMVNDSDDLKFISALRAFKRRVAYANANYDHMVGWRTSSIRRQDELPKSNLLGTNERYPHIVYVKQETFDDVHMKASSCAQDQKIDLEEEMIRGLTQIPWERVDVSFQKSRQRYIAHNTIQVKSYWLNSDGADVVFHMIDYFLL; this is encoded by the exons atgattttttgGGTCAAGACCACGTGCTTATATTACTGGATTGATCTTTCACAACATGAACAGACCATTTGCAAAGCTGAtttaatcaaaacaaaaatagaaaaaggatcaatattaaataaaaataaaaaaccggTAATCCCCGCGCCTACATTCGTTCACTGCTTTCATCGACAGCAGCTTCCATTTCACTGCTCATACAACTCAACGCTTTTTCATACCccaatctctctctttctttctctaaaACACATGATCGCGGCCATTTCTCCCCTCCATTCCGCAACCACGGTACACGCTGCCAACCCGACCCGAAAGCACCGCTCTTGCGAGGCCCTCTGCTGCAGCGGCAACCTAGGGTTTCGGTCCTCTGAGCGTAGGCGGTGGGTAAACCCGACCCGGATGGAGTTGCTGAACCGAATTATAGGCGGCGGAGGCTGCTTCAGGGACCCTAGCCGCCGGGAGATTAAGGTGGAGATCGACAGCGGCGGCGAGGATGTCTTCGCCGCCCACCCCAAGGGCAGCGCTGTGCCTGAACATCTTGTCATTATGGTCAATGGAATCATCGGCAG CGCTTCAGACTGGAGATATGCTGCAGAACAGTTTGTGAACAAGCTTCCTGATAAAGTAATTGTGCACC GCAGTGAATGTAACTCTTCAATGATGACATTTGATGGTGTTGACATGATGGGTGAAAGGCTAGCCGAAGAG GTATTAGCTGTTGTCAGAAATAGGTCTGAGGTGCGGAAAATATCATTTGTGGCTCACTCTTTAGGAGGGTTGGTTGCAAGGTATGCCATCGGGAGGCTTTACGAACGTTGTCCAAAATCTGAACCCTCAGGTCATAATGGTAATTGCTTAATTGAAGGGCATACAAATAATTTGACACAATCCCTTGACAAGCCTCACCACGGTACAATTGCTGGACTGGAACCAATGAACTTTATAACGTTCGCAACACCACATCTTGGTTCAAGGGGAAATAAACAG CTCCCATTTCTCTGTGGTCTTCCTTTTCTTGAGAGAAGAGCTTCTCAAACTGCGCACTTTATTGTTGGGAGATCCGGGAAGCATCTCTTCCTaacagatgatgatgatggcagacctcctcttcttcttcgaatGGTTAATGACTCTGATGACCTAAAATTCAT ATCAGCATTACGTGCATTTAAGCGCCGTGTGGCATATGCTAATGCAAATTACGATC ATATGGTTGGGTGGAGAACATCTTCAATCCGGCGTCAAGATGAACTTCCGAAG TCCAATCTCCTTGGAACCAATGAGAGATATCCGCATATTGTATATGTCAAGCAAGAAACTTTTGATGATGTTCATATGAAAGCCTCTTCATGTGCtcaagaccaaaaaatagacTTGGAAG AGGAGATGATTAGAGGCCTTACTCAGATACCTTGGGAACGTGTGGATGTCAGCTTTCAAAAAAGTCGACAACGTTATATTGCTCATAATACCATTCAG GTGAAGAGTTACTGGTTGAATTCTGATGGTGCAGATGTGGTTTTCCATATGATAGATTACTTCCTTCTCTAA
- the LOC18788706 gene encoding CBL-interacting serine/threonine-protein kinase 21, with the protein MGLASNIGKYQLGRTIGEGTFAKVKLALDSTNGKYVAIKVLDKHMVMESNLKNQVQREIRTMKLLNHSNIVRIHEVIGTKTKIYIVMEYVSGGQLSDKMSYAKRFSEGDARKLFQQLIDAVDYCHNKGVYHRDLKPENLLLCGKGSLKISDFGLSALRKPGDLLSTKCGSPSYVAPELLVNKVYDGAAADVWSCGVILFELLAGNLPFDDSSLMSLYRKICRADYTFPKWFTESQKKLISRILDPNPETRITMPKIMENEWFQKDYVPSCGNNSDDKIHLDDVNAAFDSTEENDMETKIPKSASFINAFQLIAMSNDLDLSGLFEEEDENKQKTRIGSKLTINETIKKIEAAAMDVSLSVERTKNLRMKMHAKQIMNRCSRSYVDISAEVIEVAPTNCVVEISRSAGELGTYREFCKSLSSQLREEPAVSSQMQESDVVSIQSQSIPKKESSEETNSRKIKDHRGYSSS; encoded by the exons ATGGGACTTGCCAGCAACATAGGGAAGTACCAGCTCGGGCGGACGATTGGAGAAGGTACTTTTGCCAAGGTTAAGCTGGCACTGGACAGCACCAATGGCAAGTATGTTGCCATCAAGGTCCTGGATAAGCATATGGTCATGGAAAGCAATCTCAAGAATCAg GTACAGAGAGAAATTAGAACCATGAAGCTTCTAAACCACTCCAACATTGTAAGGATACATGAG GTGATTGGTACAAAGACCAAAATTTACATAGTAATGGAATATGTATCTGGAGGTCAACTCTCAGACAAGATG tcgtATGCCAAAAGATTTAGTGAAGGAGATGCAAGAAAGCTTTTTCAGCAATTGATTGATGCAGTGGACTACTGTCACAACAAAGGTGTATATCACAGAGATCTAAAG CCGGAAAACTTGCTTTTGTGCGGTAAGGGGAGCCTGAAGATATCCGATTTTGGACTAAGTGCATTGCGTAAG CCTGGTGACCTGTTGTCAACAAAATGTGGATCTCCAAGTTATGTTGCTCCTGAG CTGCTTGTCAATAAGGTCTACGACGGAGCAGCTGCAGATGTTTGGTCTTGTGGAGTGattctttttgaattacttgcTGGTAATCTACCATTTGATGACTCTAGCTTGATGAGTTTATATAGAAAG ATTTGCAGAGCAGATTACACATTTCCAAAGTGGTTTACAGAAAGCCAAAAGAAGCTGATCTCCAGAATACTTGATCCAAATCCTGAAACG AGAATAACAATGCCAAAGATCATGGAAAATGAATGGTTTCAAAAGGATTATGTGCCTTCATGTGGAAACAATAGTGACGATAAAATACATTTAGATGATGTCAATGCTGCTTTTGATTCAACTGAG GAGAATGACATGGAGacaaaaatcccaaaatcCGCAAGTTTTATAAATGCATTCCAATTGATAGCCATGTCAAATGATCTCGATTTGTCAGGTCTTTTCGAGGAAGAG GATGAAAACAAGCAGAAAACAAGGATTGGATCCAAGCTTACGATCAATGAAACcataaagaaaatagaagCTGCTGCAATGGATGTGAGCCTTTCGGTAGAAAGAACGAAAAACTTAAGG ATGAAAATGCATGCAAAACAGATTATGAATAGATGCTCTAGATCATATGTTGACATATCAGCAGAG GTGATTGAAGTTGCTCCGACTAATTGCGTCGTAGAAATATCAAGATCTGCAGGGGAGCTCGGAACATACAGAGAA TTCTGTAAGAGTTTATCAAGTCAGCTGAGAGAGGAACCTGCTGTTTCATCACAAATGCAAGAGTCTGATGTGGTCAGCATTCAAAGCCAAAGtatcccaaaaaaagaaag CTCTGAAGAGACAAATTccagaaaaattaaagacCACCGTGGCTATTCATCGTCTTGA